One Sporichthya brevicatena genomic window, CGGGCTCCCGGTGGCCGAGGCGACCGGCAGCATGGTCGTCGACATCGGCGGCGGCACGACCGAGGTCGCGATCATCTCCCTCGGCGGCATCGTGAACGCCCAGTCGATCCGCACCGCCGGTGACGAGTTCGACGAGGCGATCATCAACCACGTCAAGAAGGTCTACTCGCTGATGCTCGGGGAGCGGTCGGCCGAGGAGATCAAGATGACGCTCGCCGCGGCCGTGCCGCTGGCGAACCCCGAGGTCGCCGAGATCCGTGGGCGTGACCTCGTGACCGGGCTGCCGAAGACGATCGTCGTCTCCTCGGAGGACGTCCGCGACGCGATCGCCGAGCCCGTGCAGGCGATCATCGACGCCGTCCGCAACACGCTCGACTCGTGCCCGCCCGAGCTCGCCGCCGACATCATGGAGCGGGGAATCATGCTCACCGGCGGCGGTGCGCTCCTGCGGGGTCTGGACCAGCGACTGTCGGACGAGACCGGGATGCCGGTCGTCATCGCGTCCGACCCGCTGGACTGCGTCGCGCTCGGCGCCGGCAAGTGTGTGGACGAGTTCGAGGCGCTGCAGGCCGTGATGGCACCGCACAACCCGTACCAGCACCGCTTCTGACGCGAGGTCGCTCATGGTCCGCGACACCGCGGCGACGCGTGTCACGCTCGGCGCGCTGCTGGTGGGGGCATTCGCCCTCGCCAGCATCGACGCGCAGGCGGGAGACGGGTCGTCGCCGCTGCATCCCGTGCGCAGCGCCGCCGCGACGGTGCTGAGCCCGCTGCAGGCTGCCGCCACGACCGTGACCGACCCCGTCGTCCGGGTGGCGGGCGCTTTCGGTGGGGCGAACGCCGACGCGCGGCGCATCGAGGAGCTCTCGGCGCAGAACGTCGCCCTCCAGGCCCAGCTCCGCGACGCGCTCGCCCGGGGGACCTACGCCGACCGGTCCGAGGCGCTCGCCGACATCGCCGCGGCGACCGGAACGAACCTGACGACGGGTCACGTCATCGCCCTGAACGCGATCGACGGCTACTCCTGGACGGTCGTGATCGACCGCGGCAGCACGCACGGCGTGGTCGTGGACTCCGCGGTGCTCAACGCGTCCGGCCTGGCCGGCCGGGTCCTGTCCGTCACCGAGAAGACCTCCACCGTGCTCCTGCTCGCGGACCCGATCGTCACGGTCGGGGTCCGGGTGACCGACACCGGTCAGATCGGTTCGCTCGACGGCACCGGCGGCGACCTGCTGCGGCTTCGGCTCTTCAACCCCAACGCCCGCCTCGCGGTCGGCCAGGACGTCCGGACGTTCGGCTCGCCCGGTGGGGCGCCCTACCCGGCCGGCATCCCGATCGGCGAGATCGTCGACATCCAGGGTGCTGGCGGCCCGGCCCCGGTGGCGTTCGTCCGCCCGTACGCCGAGCTCTCCGCGCTCGACGTGGTCGGCATCGTGACCGTCCCTCAGCCGACTGCCCCTCAGGAGAAGCGGTGAGCCCGGCGACGGCGCGAGCGCTCCGGCTGACCGGCCTCGGTCTGCTCGGTCTGCTCGTCGCCCTGACCCAGGTCTCGCTGATCGCGCGGCTCGAGTGGCCCGGCGCGGGGCAGCCGCAACTGGCCGCGTTGGCCGTGCTGGCGGTGGCGCTGCGCGGCGGACCGCGGGCCGGTGGCGTCGCCGGCTTCGGCGTCGGACTGGTGCTCGACCTGCTCCCGCCCGCCGACCACCCGGTGGGGCAGTGGGCGTTCGTGCTCTGTCTGCTCGGCGCGGTCGTCGGATTCCTCGCCGCGGACGTCGCCGAGTCGACGCTGCTCAGCATCGCCGTCGGGGGAGTCGCCGCCGCGCTCGCGCCCCTGCTGTTCACGCTCGTCGGCCAGTTGCTCGGTGACCCGCGCGCCGGGGTGCTGCACGCGCTCGCGACGCTGCCGTCGGTCGCGCTCTCGACCCTCCTGCTCGCGGTGGTCGTCCTGCCGCTGTCCCGGCGTCGCCGGCCGGCGCCGATCCCGGCCGAGATGCCGCTGGCCCGGGTGCCGCTGGGGGTCCGGTGAGCGAGGGCGTGGCGCGCACCGGGCGCCGCGTCCGTGTGCTGCAGGGGATCGGGCTCTCGCTGATGGTCCTGCTCGCGGGCCGGCTGGCGTACTTGCAGTCGGTCGACTCCGACGCGTACGCCGCGGCGGCCGACGCCAACACCATCCGCGAGGTCGTGACGCCCGCACCGCGTGGGCTGATCCTCGACGATGCCGGCCGTCCGCTGGTCCAGAACCGCACCCAGCTCCAGATCACCGTCGACCGCACGGCGCTCTCGCGGCAGCCGGACCGGGGCGGGGCGGTGCTCGCCCGTCTCGGTCGCGTCCTCGGCACCAGCGCCGACGACCTGCGCGCGCAGATCCGCCCCTGCGGGCCCGGCGTGACCGCGCCCTGCTGGAACGGCTCGCCCTACCAGCCCGTGCCGGTCGCCGTCGACGTCGACTCCCGGGTCGCGATGCAGGTCCTCGAGTTCCGCGAGCGGTTCCCCGGCGTCGAGGCGATCTCGGTGAGCGTCCGCAACTATCCGCAGGAGGGCAAGGCCAACCTCGCCCACGTCCTCGGGTACCTGCAGCCGGCTGACGAGAAGGACGTCGCCGCCCAGAAGGAGGCGGGACTGCGCGACCCGCGGCTCGGCGCCGCCAACCTCGTCGGGCGTGCCGGCCTGGAGAAGCAGTACGACTCCCTGCTGCGTGGGGCGCCTGGCGTCACCCGCGTGACGGTGGATCACCTCGGCCACGTCCTGAGCACCGTCGAGGCGGCGGCACCGCGGCCGGGCAACAACCTGCTCACCTCGATCGACGCCAAGGTCCAGGCGATCGCCGAGCGTGCGCTGGCCGAGGGCATCGAGCGGGCCCGGACGGTGCCGGACTACCGCGGCCGGAAGTACGCGGCGGACTCCGGCGCGATCGTCGTCCTCGACTCGACCAACGGCGCCGTCGTCGCGATGGCGGGCGCGCCGACGTTCAACCTGTCCGACTGGGTCGGCGGCATCGACGCGAAGACCTACGCGCGGCTCGTCTCGGACAAGGCCGGCACCCCGTTGCTCGCGCGGCCCTACGCCGCGGCGGACCCGCCCGGCTCGCTGTTCAAGGTGATCTCCACCGCCGCCGCGGCGAAGGCCGGCTACGACCTCAACAAGACCTATCCGTGCCCGAGCTCGTACACGGTCGGGAACCAGACGTTCAAGAACTACGAGTCGCAGGCGCACGGATACATCACGCTGGCGCGCGCGCTCGAGGTCTCCTGCGACACCGTCTTCTACAAGATCGCGCACGAGATGTGGCTGCGCGACGGCGGGGAGAAGCCCGTCGCCGACCCGGCCGACCCGATGCAGCGGATGGCGGAGATCTTCGGCCTCGGTCGCCCGACGGGTATCGACCTGCCCGGTGAGATCGGCGGCCGGATCGCCTCGCGCGAGTTCAAGCAGTCGTACTGGGAACAGACCCGCGAGGCGACGTGCGGGCGGGCCGAGGCCGCGAACACCGACCGCGCCGCCGTCTACGGCGACGACGCCGCCCGCGCCGCCTTCCTGCACCAGCTCGACCGGGAGAACTGCATCGACGGCGCCAAGTGGCGGGCCGGCGACGCCGTGAACTTCTCGATCGGCCAGGGCGACACGATGACGACGCCGCTGCAGATGGCGCGCGTGTACGCCGCGATCGCGAACGGCGGGACGCTGTGGCGACCCCGCGTCGCCCAGGCCGAGCTCACGCCGGACGGGGACGTCGTCCGCACCTTCTCCCCGGTCTCCGACGGCAAGGTCGACGTCGCGCCCAAGGTCCTCAAGTACCTGCTCGCGGCGCTGGAGGGCACCGCCCGCAACGGCACCGCCGCCGGGGTCTTCGCCGGCTGGCCGCTGGTCGAGATGCCCGCCGGGGCCAAGACCGGAACCGCCGAGCGCTTCGGCGAGGACCCGACCTCCTGGTTCGTCGGCTTCGCCGGCCCGGAGGGCGACCGGTCCCGCTACGTCGCGGTCATGACGGTGTCTCAGGGCGGCACCGGCTCGGGGACCTCCGGGCCCGGCGTCCGCGCCGTCCTGTCCGCGATGCTCGGTGTCGATCGCGCGGCCGTCTGGCCGAACGGGCTCCCGCCCGCCCTCCCGGGCCGGGTCGAGGAGCAGGACGGGGGCGAGTGATGGCGCTGCTGATCCCGCACGCACGGGGCACCGTCCGGCTACCCGGACGTCCCGCGCCCGAACGTCGGACCGGGCACGACCTCGTCCTCGCCGCCGCGGTGCTCGCGCTCTGCGCCGCCGGTTCGGTGCTCGTGTTCTCCGCGACACGGCCGCGCCTGCAGGCCGCCGGCGACGACCCGACGTCCTCGGTCGTGCGGCACCTGGTCTCGATCGTGCTCGGTCTCGGCCTCGCGGCCGTGATCGCCCTCGGCGACTACCGCCGCCTGCGCATGTACGCGCCGCTGGTGTACCTGCTGGCGATCGCCGGCCTCGCCCTGCTGCTCTCTCCGCTGGGGGCGACGGTCAACGGATCGCACTCGTGGTTGAACATCGCGGGCATCTCGATCCAGCCGGTGGAGTTCGCCAAGGTCGCGCTCTGCCTCGGGCTCGCACTGGTGCTCGCCGAACGCCGCGAGGGCACGGGCACCGGCTTCACCCACCTCGAGGTGTTCCTCGCCTGCGGGCTCGCCGCGGTGCCGATCGCGCTCGTCGCGCTGCAGCCCGACCTCGGCTCGATCATGGTGCTGGTCGCGATCCTCGCCGGCGTTTTGGTCGTCGCCGCCGTCCCCGCGCGGTGGATCGTCGGACTCGCGGTCACTGCGGTGATCGGCGCCGTCGTCGTCGTGCAGGCGAACCTGCTCAGCGAGTACCAGGTCGCCCGCTTCGCCGCCTTCGCCAACCCGAACCTCGACCCGAGCGGTGTCGGTTACAACGCCAACCAGGCGCGGATCGCGATCGGCTCCGGCGGCCTGACCGGCACCGGCCTGTTCCAGGGCACGCAGACCGGCGGCAAGTTCGTGCCCGAGCAGCACACCGACTTCATCTTCACCGTCGCGGGCGAGGAGACCGGCCTGATCGGCGCCGGCGCGATCGTCCTGCTGTTCGCGCTCGTCGTCTGGCGCGGGTGCCTGATCGCCCGTCGCGCCCCCGACCTGTTCGGCACCCTGGTGGCCGCCGCGGTCGTCTGCTGGTTCGGCTTCCAGGCCTTCGAGAACATCGGCATGACGCTCGGCCTGATGCCGATCACCGGCCTCCCGCTGCCGTTCCTGTCCTACGGCGGGACCGCGATGCTCGCGAACTTCGCCGCCGTCGGGTTGTTGCTGAACATCTCCGCCAACAGCTCCGCCGCCGCGCGCCTCGCCTACCCCACGGGGTGAGGGAGGGCGACGTAGGTGGGGCCGTCGCCGAGGCGCTTGCGCATGACATCGACGGCGTCGGCGCTGGCGTCGATGCAGACGAACCGGCGACCGAGGGTCTGGGCGACGGCGCCGAGGGTGCCTGAGCCGGCGAAGAAGTCCGCGACCCGGTCGCCGGGGCGGGAGGAGGCGGCGATCATCCGGCGCAGGATGCCCTCCGGCTTCTGCGTCGGGTAGCCGGTCTTCTCCTTGCCGGTGGGGGAGACGATCGTGTGCCACCAGACGTCGGTCGGCAGCTTGCCCCGCGCGGCCTTCTCCGGCGTCACCAGACCGGGCGCCATGTACGGCTCGCGGTCCACCTCGGCGGAGTCGAAGTGGTAGCGCTTCGGATCCTTGACGTAGACGAGGATCGTGTCGTGCTTCGCCGGCCACTTCTTCGTGGTGCGGGCCCCGTAGTCGTAGGCCCAGATGATCTCGTTGAGAAAGCACTCCCGGCCGAACAGCGCGTCCAGCGCCACCTTCGCGTAGTGGACCTCGCGGTAGTCCAGGTGCAGGTACAGCGTCCCGTCCTCGGCGAGCAGCCGCCACGCGTGCTCCAGCCGCGGGAACAGGAACGACCAGTAGTCGGCGAACGTGTCGTCGTACGCCATCAGTCCGGTGACGATCTGCTCGTACGTGTGCCCGCCGAAGCCGATCCGCTTCCCCTCGGTCGACCGCACCGTCCGCAGCCGCTCCCGCTTCTGCGACCGACCGGTGTTGAACGGCGGGTCGAGGTAGATCGTCGTGAACGCCCCGTCCGGGATTCGCGGCAGCACCTCGAGGTTGTCCGCGTGCACCACGAGATCGCGGCTCGCGTCACCCCAGTCCACGAGCGCAGACGCTATCCGTTGCGTCCGTGACTCCGCGGCGGCGCGCCTTCACTCGCCGCCCCGCGCGCTTCACCGGCTGAGTCCCTGCCTCACAGCCCGGGCCGGCTGGCGAAGCGGGGGTGCGGCTGGTGAAGCGGACGGGGTGGGGCGCCTCAGAGGGCGGCGCGGCGCTGCGACAGGTGCGCGTGCTCGACGGCGTTGTCGGTGAGGGCGAGGGCGCGGTCGAACGCCACGGCGGCTTCGGCGGGCCGGTCGGCGCGGACCAGGAGCTCGGCGCGGGCGACCCAGTACGGCTGGTAGCTCGCGAGGTCGAGGCGTTCGATCTCGGCGAGGGCGACGGTGGGGCCGTCGAGCTCGGCGAGCGCGACCGCGCGGTTGAGGGCGACGACGGGCGTGGGGGCAATCGCCATCAGCTGGTCGTAGAGCGCGACGATCTGCCGCCAGTCGGTGGGGGAGCCGTCGACGGAGTCGGCGTGCACGGCGTTGATCGCGGCCTGGATCTGGTACGGCCCGGGGGCGTTGCGGCGCAGGCACGCGCGGACGAGTGACTGCCCCTCAGCTATCAGGTCGCGCAGCCAGCGCGAGCGATCCTGGTCGGCGAGCAGCACCAGCGAACCGTCGGCCGCGGTGCGGGCCGGACGCCGCGACTCCAGCAGGAGCAGCAGCGCCAGCAGTCCGACCGCCTCGGGCTCGTCGGGCATCAGTTCGACGACGAGCCGCGCGAGCCGGACGCCCTCGTCGCACAGCTCGACGCGCTGCAGGGTCGGTCCGCTCGGGGAGGAGTGACCGGCGTTGTAGATCAGGTAGATCACCGCGAGCACGCCGGAGAGGCGCTCGGGCAGGTCCGCGTCCCGCGGCACCCGGTAGGGGATGTTCGCGTCCTTGATCTTCTTCTTGGCGCGGACGATCCGCTGCGCGAGCGTCGGTTCGGCGACGAGGAACGCACGCGCCACGTCGGGCGTCTCCAGCCCGCCGAGCAGACGGAGCGTCAGGGCGACGCGGGCGTCGGGGGCGAGGGCCGGGTGGCAGCAGGTGAACAGCATCCGCAGGCGGTCGTCGCGCACCGGTCCCACCTCCTCGGCCGTGCTGAACGGGTCGTCGTCGCCCTGCAGCAGAAGGGCCTCGGCGTGCCGGGCCTCCCGCGTCGACTCGCGGCGCAGTCGGTCGATGGCGCGGCGGCGCGCGGTGGTGGTGATCCACCCGCCCGGGTTGGGCGGGAGGTCGTTCGGGTCCCACTGCGCGACCGCGACGGTGAACGCGTCGGCCACCGCGTCCTCGGCGAGCGAGATGTCGCCGAGGACGCGGGTGAGCGTCGAGACGCAGCGGCCGTACTCGGTGCGGAAGACCTCGGCGATCGGGTCCGGGATCACGCCTCGGGCTCGGCCTGGAACGGCCGGACCTCGATCGGGTTGCGGCACGCCACCGAGGCCTCCGCGGCCAGTGCCAGCGCGGCGTCGAGGTCGGGCAGCTCGAGGATCCAGAACCCGCCGAGCATCTCCTTGGTCTCGACGTAGGGGCCGTCGGTCGTGGTGACCTTGCCGTCGACGTTGTTCACGACGGTGGCCGTCTCGGGCGGACAGAGACCGCCGCCGAAGACCCAGTGGCCGGCCTCGGTGACCTTCTTGTTGAAGGCGTCGACGTCGGCGAACATCTGCTCCATCACGTCGGGCTCCGGCATCTCGCTCCAGTCGTGGATGACGGAGAACAGGTACTGCGTCATGGCGAGCTCCTCTGGGTGTGCGGGCCGACCTCGTGGCCGGCTCTCACTCTGTCCACGAACGGTCGGCGGCGAAATCGACAAGGGGTGTCACCCCCCGGTTATGACGTGAGTCACACCGCCGGCGAGCCCCTACCCTGGACCCATGCCCGTCGAGTCGATCTTCCCCCGCCTGGAGGCCCTGCTGCCCCGGGTGCAGAAGCCGATCCAGTACATCGGCGGTGAGCTCAACTCCACGGTCAAGGACTGGGACGCCGCCGAGGTCCGCTGGTGCCTGATGTACCCGGACGCGTACGAGGTCGGCCTGCCCAACCAGGGCGTGCAGATCCTCTACGAGGTGCTCAACGAGAAGGACGGCGTTCTCGCCGAGCGCACCTACGCGGTGTGGCCGGACCTCGAGGCGCTGATGCGTGAGCACGGCGTCCCGCAGTTCACCGTCGACGCCCACCGCCCGGTCGGCGCGTTCGACCTGTTCGGCGTCAGCTTCTCGACCGAGCTCGGCTACACGAACCTGCTCAACGCCCTCGACCTCGCGGGGATCCCCATCTTCGCCCGCGACCGCGACGAGACCCACCCGGTGGTGATCGCCGGCGGGCACGCCGCGTTCAACCCGGAGCCGATCGCGGACTTCCTCGACGCCGCCGTCCTCGGCGACGGCGAGGAGGTCGTCGGCGCGATCACCGAGGTCGTCCGCGAGTGGAAGGGCGAGGGCTCGCCCGGCGGCCGCGACGAGCTGCTGCTGCGCCTCGCGGTGTCCGGCGGCGTCTACGTCCCGCGCTTCTACGACGTCACCTACGGCCCCGACGGGGCGATCGCGAGCGTCGAGCCCAACCACCCGGACGTGCCGCGCCGGGTCCGCAAGCACACGGTCTCCGACCTGGACTCCTGGCCGTACCCGCGCAAGCTGCTGGTGCCGCTGGCCGAGACCGTGCACGAGCGCTTCAGCGTCGAGATCTTCCGCGGCTGCACCCGCGGCTGCCGCTTCTGCCAGGCGGGCATGATCACGCGCCCGGTGCGCGAGCGCTCGATCACGACGATCGGCGCGATGGTCCAGGCCGGCCTGGAGAACACCGGCTTCGAGGAGGTCGGGCTGCTCTCGCTCTCCAGCGCCGATCACTCCGAGATCGGCGAGGTCGCGAAGGGCCTGGCCGACCGCTACGAGGCGGACAAGATCTCGCTGTCGCTGCCGAGTACCCGCGTCGACGCGTTCAATGTGACGCTCGCCGAGGAGCTCACGCGCAACGGCCGCCGCTCCGGGTTGACCTTCGCCCCCGAGGGCGGGTCCGAGCGCATGCGCAAGGTGATCAACAAAATGGTCACCGAGGAGGACCTGATCCGCACCGTCACCACCGCGTACGCGCACGGCTGGCGGCAGGTGAAGCTCTACTTCATGTGCGGGCTCCCGACGGAGACCGACGAGGACGTCCTGCAGATCGCCGAGCTCGCGAAGAAGGTCATCCAGGCCGGGCGTGACGCCTCGAACTCGCGGGACATCCGCTGCACGGTCTCGATCGGCGGGTTCGTGCCGAAGCCGCACACGCCGTTCCAGTGGGCGGCCCAGCTCGACCACGAGACCACCGACGCGCGGCTGAAGAAGCTCCGCGACACCGTCCGCGAGGACAAGCGGTACGGCCGGGCCATCGGCTTCCGGTACCACGACGGCAAGCCCGGCATCGTCGAAGGACTGCTCTCCCGCGGCGACCGGCGCGTCGGCGCGGTCATCGAGGCCGTGTGGCGCGACGGCGGCCGCTTCGACGGCTGGAGCGAGCACTTCTCGTTCGACCGCTGGATGCGCTGCGCGGACTCGGCGCTGGCCGGCACCGGCGTCGACGTCGCCTGGTACACGACCCGCGAGCGCGACTTCGACGAGATCCTGCCCTGGGACCACCTGGACTCCGGGCTGGACAAGGACTGGCTCTGGGACGACTGGCAGGAGGCCCTCGCCGCGGCGGAGGACCCGACCTCCGCCGCCGACGTGGAGGACTGCCGCTGGACGCCGTGCTTCGACTGCGGCGTCTGCAACACCCTCGGCACGGCCATCGAGGTCGGGCCGACGGGGCGGACGCTGCTCCCGCTGTCCGTCGTCGGGTCGGGCGTCGGGTCGGGCGTCGGGTCGGGCGCCGTGCAGGCAGGAACCTGAGTGGCCCGCAAGCCCGAGGGGCCGCCGCCCCCGCCCACCGTCCAGCGGCTGCGCATCCGTTACGCCAAACGGGGCCGTCTGCGCTTCACCAGCCACCGCGACTTCGCGCGCGCGTTCGAGCGGGCCCTGCGCCGGGCCCGGGTGCCGATGGCGTACTCGGCCGGCTTCACCCCGCACCCCAAGGTCTCGTACGCCAACGCCGCGCCGACCGGCGTCGCCAGTGACGCCGAGTACCTGGAGATCGGCCTCGCGGAGGTCCGCGACCCGGCGCAGCTGCAGGCCGAGCTGAACGCCGCCCTGCCCGACGGGCTGGACATCCTGCAGGTCGTCGAGGCCCCGCCCGGGGCCCTGGCCGACCTGCTCCAGGCCTCGCGGTGGGCCATCGAGCTGCCCGGCGTCACCGAGGTCGAGGCCGAGAAGGCGCTCGCCGCGTTCCTCGCGACCGAGGTCGTCGAGGTGACCCGCACCACCAAGAACGGACCCCGCACCTTCGACGCCCGGGCCGCCGTCGTCGCAGCCGCGGTCCGCGGGGCCGAGTGGCGCGACGGGACGAACGACGCCCCCTGTGCGATACTCGACGTGGTCGTACGGCACGTCACACCCGCTGTCCGACCCGATGACGTCCTCGCGGGACTCGCCCGAGTTGCCGACCTGCGGCCGCTGCAGTCACCCAGGGTGACGAGGCTGGCGCAGGGCCTGCTCGGTGCTGATTCCGCCGAGGTGCACGACCCGCTGGCCCCTGCAACACCCGGCTGATCGTCACGCCGTCGGAACCATCCAGGTTTTGTTCGACCCGCCCGTCCGGACGCTGCCGCCACACCGGCGCGACGGACCAACCCAGACTTAGGTCGCTGCGCGACGCACCTACGCCGACCAGCGCAGGCGCGCCCGGTGACCGGAAACAGAGACAACCGGATGCTCGAGAACGAGCCGACCGGCACCGTCGACACCGACGCCGCCGCTCAGGACAGCACCACCACCGAGACCTCGACCGCGCCCCGGCGCCGTCGGGCCGCCGCCCGCCCCGCCGGGCCCCCGGTCGCCGAGACCGCACCGGTCGCCGAGACCGCGCCGGTCGCCGAGGCTGCGGCGGAGCCGGCCGCGGAGGAGAAGCCCAAGGTCCGCCGGACCCGCAAGAAGGCCGTCCCGGCCGAGCCGGCGCCCGAGCCCACCGCCGAGCCGACCGCCGAGGCCGCCGCCGCGGAGCCGGTCGCCGAGGAGAAGCCCAAGGCCCGCCGGACCCGCAAGAAGGCCGTCCCCGCCGAACCCGCACCCGAGCCGGAGCCGGTCGTCGAGGAGCCGACGGCGGACGCTGCGGTCGAGGTTGAAGCTGAGGTTGAGGTCGAGGCTGAGGTTCCCGACGAGGATGCCGAGGCCGCCGCGGACGCCGACGCATCCGGCGCACCGGTCCCGCCGCCCGTCGTGCTGTTCCAG contains:
- a CDS encoding rod shape-determining protein, which encodes MSKFVGRDIGVDLGTANTLVYVRGRGIVLNEPSVVAINTMTGAVVAVGSEAKQMIGRTPAHVVAVRPLRDGVIADFEITERMLRYFIQKVHRRRYFAKPRVVVCVPSGITGVERRAVIEAASQAGARQVHIVEEPMAAAIGAGLPVAEATGSMVVDIGGGTTEVAIISLGGIVNAQSIRTAGDEFDEAIINHVKKVYSLMLGERSAEEIKMTLAAAVPLANPEVAEIRGRDLVTGLPKTIVVSSEDVRDAIAEPVQAIIDAVRNTLDSCPPELAADIMERGIMLTGGGALLRGLDQRLSDETGMPVVIASDPLDCVALGAGKCVDEFEALQAVMAPHNPYQHRF
- the rodA gene encoding rod shape-determining protein RodA: MALLIPHARGTVRLPGRPAPERRTGHDLVLAAAVLALCAAGSVLVFSATRPRLQAAGDDPTSSVVRHLVSIVLGLGLAAVIALGDYRRLRMYAPLVYLLAIAGLALLLSPLGATVNGSHSWLNIAGISIQPVEFAKVALCLGLALVLAERREGTGTGFTHLEVFLACGLAAVPIALVALQPDLGSIMVLVAILAGVLVVAAVPARWIVGLAVTAVIGAVVVVQANLLSEYQVARFAAFANPNLDPSGVGYNANQARIAIGSGGLTGTGLFQGTQTGGKFVPEQHTDFIFTVAGEETGLIGAGAIVLLFALVVWRGCLIARRAPDLFGTLVAAAVVCWFGFQAFENIGMTLGLMPITGLPLPFLSYGGTAMLANFAAVGLLLNISANSSAAARLAYPTG
- a CDS encoding YciI family protein, yielding MPEPDVMEQMFADVDAFNKKVTEAGHWVFGGGLCPPETATVVNNVDGKVTTTDGPYVETKEMLGGFWILELPDLDAALALAAEASVACRNPIEVRPFQAEPEA
- a CDS encoding site-specific DNA-methyltransferase, which translates into the protein MDWGDASRDLVVHADNLEVLPRIPDGAFTTIYLDPPFNTGRSQKRERLRTVRSTEGKRIGFGGHTYEQIVTGLMAYDDTFADYWSFLFPRLEHAWRLLAEDGTLYLHLDYREVHYAKVALDALFGRECFLNEIIWAYDYGARTTKKWPAKHDTILVYVKDPKRYHFDSAEVDREPYMAPGLVTPEKAARGKLPTDVWWHTIVSPTGKEKTGYPTQKPEGILRRMIAASSRPGDRVADFFAGSGTLGAVAQTLGRRFVCIDASADAVDVMRKRLGDGPTYVALPHPVG
- the mrdA gene encoding penicillin-binding protein 2, translating into MSEGVARTGRRVRVLQGIGLSLMVLLAGRLAYLQSVDSDAYAAAADANTIREVVTPAPRGLILDDAGRPLVQNRTQLQITVDRTALSRQPDRGGAVLARLGRVLGTSADDLRAQIRPCGPGVTAPCWNGSPYQPVPVAVDVDSRVAMQVLEFRERFPGVEAISVSVRNYPQEGKANLAHVLGYLQPADEKDVAAQKEAGLRDPRLGAANLVGRAGLEKQYDSLLRGAPGVTRVTVDHLGHVLSTVEAAAPRPGNNLLTSIDAKVQAIAERALAEGIERARTVPDYRGRKYAADSGAIVVLDSTNGAVVAMAGAPTFNLSDWVGGIDAKTYARLVSDKAGTPLLARPYAAADPPGSLFKVISTAAAAKAGYDLNKTYPCPSSYTVGNQTFKNYESQAHGYITLARALEVSCDTVFYKIAHEMWLRDGGEKPVADPADPMQRMAEIFGLGRPTGIDLPGEIGGRIASREFKQSYWEQTREATCGRAEAANTDRAAVYGDDAARAAFLHQLDRENCIDGAKWRAGDAVNFSIGQGDTMTTPLQMARVYAAIANGGTLWRPRVAQAELTPDGDVVRTFSPVSDGKVDVAPKVLKYLLAALEGTARNGTAAGVFAGWPLVEMPAGAKTGTAERFGEDPTSWFVGFAGPEGDRSRYVAVMTVSQGGTGSGTSGPGVRAVLSAMLGVDRAAVWPNGLPPALPGRVEEQDGGE
- the mreC gene encoding rod shape-determining protein MreC; the protein is MVRDTAATRVTLGALLVGAFALASIDAQAGDGSSPLHPVRSAAATVLSPLQAAATTVTDPVVRVAGAFGGANADARRIEELSAQNVALQAQLRDALARGTYADRSEALADIAAATGTNLTTGHVIALNAIDGYSWTVVIDRGSTHGVVVDSAVLNASGLAGRVLSVTEKTSTVLLLADPIVTVGVRVTDTGQIGSLDGTGGDLLRLRLFNPNARLAVGQDVRTFGSPGGAPYPAGIPIGEIVDIQGAGGPAPVAFVRPYAELSALDVVGIVTVPQPTAPQEKR
- a CDS encoding RNA polymerase sigma factor; this translates as MIPDPIAEVFRTEYGRCVSTLTRVLGDISLAEDAVADAFTVAVAQWDPNDLPPNPGGWITTTARRRAIDRLRRESTREARHAEALLLQGDDDPFSTAEEVGPVRDDRLRMLFTCCHPALAPDARVALTLRLLGGLETPDVARAFLVAEPTLAQRIVRAKKKIKDANIPYRVPRDADLPERLSGVLAVIYLIYNAGHSSPSGPTLQRVELCDEGVRLARLVVELMPDEPEAVGLLALLLLLESRRPARTAADGSLVLLADQDRSRWLRDLIAEGQSLVRACLRRNAPGPYQIQAAINAVHADSVDGSPTDWRQIVALYDQLMAIAPTPVVALNRAVALAELDGPTVALAEIERLDLASYQPYWVARAELLVRADRPAEAAVAFDRALALTDNAVEHAHLSQRRAAL
- the mreD gene encoding rod shape-determining protein MreD, whose translation is MSPATARALRLTGLGLLGLLVALTQVSLIARLEWPGAGQPQLAALAVLAVALRGGPRAGGVAGFGVGLVLDLLPPADHPVGQWAFVLCLLGAVVGFLAADVAESTLLSIAVGGVAAALAPLLFTLVGQLLGDPRAGVLHALATLPSVALSTLLLAVVVLPLSRRRRPAPIPAEMPLARVPLGVR
- a CDS encoding TIGR03936 family radical SAM-associated protein, whose translation is MARKPEGPPPPPTVQRLRIRYAKRGRLRFTSHRDFARAFERALRRARVPMAYSAGFTPHPKVSYANAAPTGVASDAEYLEIGLAEVRDPAQLQAELNAALPDGLDILQVVEAPPGALADLLQASRWAIELPGVTEVEAEKALAAFLATEVVEVTRTTKNGPRTFDARAAVVAAAVRGAEWRDGTNDAPCAILDVVVRHVTPAVRPDDVLAGLARVADLRPLQSPRVTRLAQGLLGADSAEVHDPLAPATPG
- a CDS encoding TIGR03960 family B12-binding radical SAM protein, yielding MPVESIFPRLEALLPRVQKPIQYIGGELNSTVKDWDAAEVRWCLMYPDAYEVGLPNQGVQILYEVLNEKDGVLAERTYAVWPDLEALMREHGVPQFTVDAHRPVGAFDLFGVSFSTELGYTNLLNALDLAGIPIFARDRDETHPVVIAGGHAAFNPEPIADFLDAAVLGDGEEVVGAITEVVREWKGEGSPGGRDELLLRLAVSGGVYVPRFYDVTYGPDGAIASVEPNHPDVPRRVRKHTVSDLDSWPYPRKLLVPLAETVHERFSVEIFRGCTRGCRFCQAGMITRPVRERSITTIGAMVQAGLENTGFEEVGLLSLSSADHSEIGEVAKGLADRYEADKISLSLPSTRVDAFNVTLAEELTRNGRRSGLTFAPEGGSERMRKVINKMVTEEDLIRTVTTAYAHGWRQVKLYFMCGLPTETDEDVLQIAELAKKVIQAGRDASNSRDIRCTVSIGGFVPKPHTPFQWAAQLDHETTDARLKKLRDTVREDKRYGRAIGFRYHDGKPGIVEGLLSRGDRRVGAVIEAVWRDGGRFDGWSEHFSFDRWMRCADSALAGTGVDVAWYTTRERDFDEILPWDHLDSGLDKDWLWDDWQEALAAAEDPTSAADVEDCRWTPCFDCGVCNTLGTAIEVGPTGRTLLPLSVVGSGVGSGVGSGAVQAGT